A genomic window from Candidatus Liberibacter americanus str. Sao Paulo includes:
- a CDS encoding ABCB family ABC transporter ATP-binding protein/permease, whose amino-acid sequence MSSSSNNSLSVLKKIWPYIWPKGSLDLKIRILGSIFFLIASKVMLLGVPFLFKWITDALNEQINQQNTTFHITTGVIVLISSYGTARVLSLIMNQLRDCLFAKAAQGATCKLYHQVVSHIYRLSQRFHVDYKVGKLSAAIGNGTKAIETILRIMVVHLIPTVIEFFIAIAFLWYSYGYFYVAVIAITVLFYTTFTVVTSNWRVRLFRQMNQLGNETHANVFDSLINFETMQYFNAEKAEIKRFEKAISKYEKAAISISTSLGWLNFGQGLILSIGIIIIMIMSSHAVNIGQQSIGDFVFINALLSQLSIPLNIIGTIYRDTRQSFIEIEELFNILSEKIEIKNITNADNLKITKGTINFDKVFFSYNLDNQIIKGFSLEIPARKKTALIGKSGVGKSTISKLIYRLYDIQDGSISIDGHDIRMVTKESLREAIGIIAQDTVLFNDTLRYNILYGRPDASEKDLEAAVEVAHLKSFIMSLPNGYDTMVGERGLKLSGGEKQRVSIARAVIKNPPIMIFDEATSSLDTITERSIQNALDSLSTNRTTLIIAHRLSTIVNADVIVVLNEGKIAEQGNHKHLMSLNGIYSSMWKKQQEHMIE is encoded by the coding sequence ATGTCATCTTCATCTAACAATTCATTGAGTGTTCTAAAAAAAATTTGGCCATATATATGGCCAAAAGGCAGTTTGGATTTAAAAATACGCATATTAGGATCAATATTTTTTCTTATTGCATCAAAGGTCATGTTACTTGGAGTTCCTTTTCTATTCAAGTGGATAACAGATGCTTTGAATGAACAAATTAATCAACAAAACACAACATTTCATATAACAACTGGTGTTATTGTTTTAATATCTTCTTATGGTACAGCGCGTGTATTAAGCTTGATAATGAACCAATTGCGAGACTGCTTATTTGCTAAAGCTGCTCAAGGAGCCACATGCAAGCTATACCATCAAGTAGTATCGCACATATATAGATTATCACAACGATTTCATGTTGATTATAAAGTTGGAAAACTATCAGCGGCAATAGGAAATGGCACCAAAGCTATTGAAACAATCTTACGAATAATGGTTGTTCATCTTATACCAACAGTTATTGAATTTTTTATTGCTATAGCATTTTTATGGTATAGTTATGGATATTTTTACGTCGCTGTAATCGCAATTACAGTTTTATTTTATACTACATTTACTGTAGTAACAAGCAATTGGCGCGTGAGACTTTTTCGACAAATGAATCAATTAGGAAATGAAACACACGCTAACGTCTTTGATTCTCTCATAAATTTTGAAACTATGCAATATTTTAATGCTGAAAAAGCAGAAATTAAAAGATTTGAAAAAGCTATCTCAAAATATGAAAAGGCAGCTATATCTATTTCAACTTCTTTAGGTTGGCTAAATTTCGGACAAGGACTGATTCTTAGCATAGGGATAATAATAATAATGATTATGTCATCTCATGCTGTTAATATAGGTCAACAAAGCATTGGAGATTTTGTATTTATAAATGCATTACTATCACAGCTTTCTATCCCATTAAATATTATTGGAACAATATATAGAGATACTAGGCAGAGCTTCATAGAAATAGAAGAACTATTTAATATTCTCAGCGAAAAAATAGAAATAAAAAATATTACGAATGCTGATAATTTAAAAATAACAAAAGGCACAATAAATTTCGATAAAGTTTTCTTTTCCTATAACCTAGACAATCAAATTATTAAGGGTTTCTCTCTTGAGATCCCTGCTAGAAAAAAAACAGCATTGATTGGAAAATCAGGGGTCGGTAAATCCACTATTTCAAAGCTTATTTATAGATTATACGATATACAAGATGGCTCTATTAGTATTGATGGACATGACATAAGGATGGTAACCAAAGAATCTTTAAGAGAAGCTATAGGAATAATTGCACAAGATACCGTTTTATTTAATGATACTTTGCGCTATAATATTCTTTATGGACGTCCTGATGCATCTGAAAAGGATTTAGAAGCCGCTGTAGAGGTTGCACATCTTAAATCTTTTATCATGTCTTTGCCAAATGGATATGATACTATGGTAGGAGAGCGAGGTCTAAAATTATCTGGAGGGGAAAAACAGCGTGTGTCTATAGCACGTGCTGTAATCAAAAATCCACCTATAATGATCTTTGATGAAGCCACATCATCTCTTGACACAATTACAGAAAGATCTATCCAAAATGCTTTAGATTCGTTATCAACAAATCGTACTACTCTAATTATTGCTCATAGATTATCTACTATTGTAAATGCTGATGTAATAGTTGTTTTAAATGAAGGTAAAATCGCAGAGCAAGGCAACCATAAACATTTAATGTCGTTAAATGGTATTTATTCTTCAATGTGGAAAAAGCAGCAAGAACATATGATTGAATAA
- a CDS encoding phosphatidylserine decarboxylase, with protein MNFIRTIRKILFPIHFHGWPFIISFLAIAVILGMWSNVLFWIGIILTVWCSYFFRDPERVTPIDPNLLISPADGRVSAICEVTPPPELELEDDVMFRVSIFMNIFDCHVNRSPISGEIISGIHRNGQFMNAELDKASETNERYSLVIETIHGKIGVVQIAGFIARRIVCWVKPNMKIETGTRFGLIRFGSRVDLFVPKIANIRVAIDQKTVAGETIIAEFNSNKPPLLVLRG; from the coding sequence ATGAATTTTATAAGAACGATACGCAAAATTTTATTTCCTATCCATTTTCATGGTTGGCCTTTTATAATATCTTTTCTTGCAATTGCAGTAATACTAGGAATGTGGAGTAATGTATTATTTTGGATAGGAATCATACTAACTGTTTGGTGCTCTTATTTTTTTCGAGATCCAGAGAGAGTAACACCGATTGATCCTAATTTATTAATTAGTCCTGCTGATGGTCGTGTGTCCGCAATATGCGAAGTTACCCCACCTCCAGAATTAGAACTAGAAGATGATGTGATGTTTCGTGTTTCAATATTCATGAATATTTTTGATTGTCATGTCAACCGCAGTCCTATTAGCGGTGAGATTATAAGTGGCATACATCGTAACGGACAATTTATGAATGCTGAATTAGATAAAGCGAGCGAAACAAATGAGAGATATAGTTTAGTAATTGAGACGATTCATGGTAAAATTGGCGTTGTACAAATCGCTGGTTTTATTGCACGTAGAATAGTTTGCTGGGTCAAACCAAATATGAAAATCGAAACAGGAACGAGATTTGGGTTAATAAGATTTGGTTCACGAGTAGATCTTTTCGTTCCTAAAATTGCTAATATACGTGTTGCAATTGATCAAAAAACAGTGGCAGGAGAAACAATTATAGCTGAATTCAATTCAAATAAACCACCTTTATTAGTACTCCGCGGATAA
- the pssA gene encoding CDP-diacylglycerol--serine O-phosphatidyltransferase yields the protein MEEKKPDINANDFITKHSQEIKGDTQEKDIMPLKLVFPNLVTILAICSGFSGIGSALEGKYEKAVFMILIAAFLDGIDGRIARFMKATSKFGEQLDSIADVINFGIAPALVLYISLLSKANTFGWSIALMYTIATSLRLARFNIMNESSHKEPWEKEYFIGVPAPLGAILLMLPLYITFLGINIVGIYIYLSTIYAMIISFLLCSKLPIWSFKEIQGTIRKDLVLPIILCVTPYIAFMIHFLWEVIIISVLSYIILIPVSYYSCHKKYHKLNKKITFRNTIF from the coding sequence GTGGAAGAAAAAAAACCTGATATCAATGCAAATGATTTTATCACTAAACATAGTCAAGAAATAAAAGGAGACACCCAAGAAAAGGATATTATGCCTCTTAAGCTTGTTTTTCCTAATTTAGTAACGATTCTCGCTATATGTTCGGGGTTTAGTGGTATTGGCTCAGCATTGGAAGGTAAATACGAAAAAGCTGTATTTATGATACTAATAGCAGCTTTTCTTGATGGGATAGATGGGCGTATAGCTCGTTTCATGAAAGCAACTTCAAAGTTTGGAGAACAGTTAGATTCGATAGCAGATGTTATTAATTTTGGCATCGCCCCTGCATTGGTCTTATATATCTCCCTACTATCAAAGGCTAATACATTTGGATGGAGTATAGCTTTAATGTATACTATCGCAACAAGTTTGCGTCTGGCAAGGTTTAACATTATGAATGAATCAAGCCATAAAGAACCTTGGGAAAAAGAGTATTTTATTGGCGTCCCAGCTCCACTTGGAGCAATACTATTAATGTTACCTCTATATATAACTTTTTTGGGAATTAATATAGTAGGAATATACATCTATTTATCAACAATTTACGCAATGATAATCAGCTTTTTATTATGTTCTAAGTTACCAATATGGTCTTTTAAAGAAATCCAAGGAACTATTCGTAAAGATTTGGTGTTACCAATTATTCTATGTGTAACACCTTATATAGCATTTATGATACATTTTTTATGGGAAGTTATAATAATTAGTGTATTAAGTTATATAATATTAATCCCGGTATCATACTACTCATGTCATAAAAAATATCATAAATTAAATAAAAAAATAACGTTTAGAAATACAATATTTTAG
- a CDS encoding lysophospholipid acyltransferase family protein, with protein MIFIRSLIFNILFIINTFFTLIVLSISHLFITRKKCAHIAKIWAKINQLLLKYVTKTNVVIEGLDNIPKTGCIIAIKHQSSWDTFYFLTCVEDPIFILKHTVFFIPIIGFYCLKQGMIGVDRSSKRLDMKNIIDRSRQAVDNNRQLIIYPEGTRLLPGEKAIYKKGISHIYDSLKVPVIPIVVHAGLFWPKGRFVRYPGYFKVRVLNPIPPDMPRKKFFEEFQIKMEHESEILLLETIKDNPHLNLPLTAKMFYHRSQNNVIS; from the coding sequence ATGATTTTTATTAGATCTTTGATTTTTAATATTTTATTTATCATCAATACTTTTTTTACGCTAATAGTCTTAAGTATATCTCATTTATTCATCACAAGAAAAAAATGTGCGCATATTGCTAAAATATGGGCAAAGATAAATCAATTATTGTTAAAATATGTTACAAAAACTAATGTTGTAATTGAAGGATTAGATAATATTCCTAAAACGGGCTGTATTATAGCTATTAAACATCAATCATCTTGGGATACTTTTTATTTTTTAACTTGTGTAGAAGATCCTATATTTATATTAAAACATACTGTTTTTTTCATACCAATAATAGGATTTTATTGTTTAAAACAGGGTATGATTGGAGTTGATCGCAGTTCAAAGAGGCTTGATATGAAAAATATCATAGATCGTTCTAGACAAGCAGTGGATAATAATCGCCAGTTAATAATATATCCTGAGGGGACACGTCTTCTTCCGGGTGAAAAGGCTATATATAAAAAAGGCATATCGCATATATATGATTCTCTTAAAGTGCCAGTAATACCAATTGTTGTTCATGCTGGCTTGTTTTGGCCAAAAGGGCGATTTGTACGTTATCCAGGATATTTTAAAGTACGAGTTTTAAATCCAATTCCACCTGATATGCCCAGGAAAAAATTCTTCGAAGAATTCCAGATAAAGATGGAACATGAGAGTGAAATACTCTTGTTAGAGACTATTAAAGATAATCCTCACTTAAATCTTCCGCTTACAGCTAAAATGTTTTATCATAGGTCACAGAATAACGTTATTTCTTGA
- a CDS encoding YdcF family protein yields the protein MRYLIYTISIFFVLIIGGFISFIRYIDNIKPLENISAQAIIVLTGERSRIEKAFELLEQKIGQRLLISGVHRSVNKEVLYQKIPIKSDLAMCCVDIGYEALDTAGNAREAYNWIKKNRYRDIIVVTSSYHMPRILFELRKIDFTINFIPYSITSYNFKTNIFMLDIKMIKKLFIEYLKMILLLSHNFLHNFII from the coding sequence TTGCGTTATCTTATTTATACTATATCCATATTTTTTGTTTTGATAATAGGAGGGTTTATCTCATTTATAAGATATATTGATAATATCAAACCATTGGAAAATATATCTGCACAAGCTATTATAGTATTGACTGGAGAAAGAAGTAGGATAGAGAAAGCATTTGAATTATTAGAGCAAAAAATAGGACAAAGATTGCTTATATCAGGGGTGCATCGTTCTGTTAATAAGGAGGTATTATATCAAAAGATCCCTATAAAATCAGATTTAGCAATGTGTTGTGTAGATATAGGATATGAAGCTCTAGATACTGCTGGTAATGCTAGAGAGGCATATAACTGGATAAAAAAAAATAGATATCGTGATATTATTGTAGTAACAAGCAGTTATCATATGCCTAGAATACTTTTTGAATTACGCAAAATTGATTTTACTATAAACTTTATTCCATATTCAATTACTAGTTATAATTTCAAAACAAATATTTTTATGTTAGATATAAAGATGATAAAAAAATTATTTATAGAATATTTAAAAATGATATTATTGCTTTCACATAATTTTTTGCATAATTTTATAATTTAA
- the gloB gene encoding hydroxyacylglutathione hydrolase, translating into MKYLEIATNLYKDNFCIIVHYNKNNLTAAIDSPDTDTILKMLDKKKWNLTHIFNTHHHSDHTIANLELKNIFDCIVFGPLIELDKIPGINHGLICGEIITFGEHPVRIIATPGHTKGHICYHFLEDNIIFVGDTLFSIGCGKIYKNSYHEMFESLKKIKSLPEKTQIYFGHEYTYNNARFALSFDSNNLELQKYFARIEYLYNTKIYTNPTMLSIEKKTNPFLRTENLILRKNIQMEDASEIDFFTELRRRKDLFK; encoded by the coding sequence GTGAAATATCTGGAAATAGCCACAAATCTTTATAAAGACAACTTTTGTATCATAGTTCATTATAATAAAAATAACTTAACAGCTGCTATAGATTCTCCTGATACTGATACAATATTGAAGATGCTAGATAAAAAAAAATGGAATTTAACACATATTTTCAATACACATCATCATTCGGATCACACAATAGCCAATTTAGAGTTAAAAAATATTTTTGATTGTATAGTATTTGGACCACTAATTGAATTAGATAAAATCCCTGGTATTAATCACGGACTTATATGCGGAGAAATAATAACATTCGGAGAACATCCAGTGAGAATTATTGCTACTCCTGGACATACAAAAGGTCACATATGTTATCATTTTTTAGAAGATAATATTATTTTTGTAGGTGATACTTTATTTTCAATAGGATGCGGCAAAATCTATAAAAACAGTTATCATGAAATGTTTGAATCACTAAAAAAGATAAAATCATTGCCTGAAAAAACACAAATTTATTTCGGTCATGAATATACCTATAATAACGCTAGATTTGCATTATCTTTTGATTCAAATAACTTAGAACTACAAAAATATTTTGCTAGGATAGAATATTTATATAACACAAAAATATACACTAATCCCACTATGCTATCTATTGAAAAAAAGACAAATCCTTTTTTAAGAACTGAAAATTTAATACTAAGAAAAAATATACAAATGGAAGATGCAAGCGAGATAGATTTTTTTACTGAACTTCGTAGACGCAAAGATTTATTCAAATAA
- the rpmB gene encoding 50S ribosomal protein L28, with amino-acid sequence MSRVCELTGIKVMSGNKVSHANNKTKRRFLPNLCNIALISDVLGQKYQLRISKHALRSVEHIGGLDQYLLKSKKNNLSDRTRLLRDQIIKKMSKETS; translated from the coding sequence ATGTCTCGCGTATGTGAATTAACAGGAATAAAAGTAATGTCGGGGAATAAAGTAAGCCACGCTAATAATAAAACAAAGCGTAGGTTTCTGCCTAATCTGTGTAATATTGCGCTAATTTCAGATGTTCTTGGGCAAAAATATCAGCTTCGTATTTCAAAACATGCTCTGAGATCAGTTGAACACATAGGTGGACTCGATCAGTATCTTTTAAAATCTAAAAAGAATAATCTTTCTGATCGTACAAGACTTTTGCGTGATCAAATAATAAAGAAAATGTCTAAAGAAACCTCTTAA
- a CDS encoding J domain-containing protein has protein sequence MKLDSKYFDRIRTNKKRKGNTSSNKSSMCQWDNCKCIGEYRAPVGRSAENHFFLFCLEHVKRYNKGYNYFLELSNDEVGFYQKEAVTGGRFTWTDELYSKRHSSTYKENKFSYGNFADRGDSRISSMQFNALEILGLLSDSSPEDIRLRYKSLIKKHHPDFNGGDRGSEERFQAVIQAYRLLKQSGMC, from the coding sequence ATGAAACTTGATTCTAAATATTTTGATCGTATCCGAACGAATAAAAAGCGGAAGGGCAATACTTCTAGCAATAAGTCTTCTATGTGCCAGTGGGATAACTGTAAGTGCATAGGCGAATACCGTGCTCCAGTTGGTCGTAGTGCTGAAAATCATTTTTTCCTTTTCTGCCTTGAGCATGTTAAAAGATATAACAAAGGGTATAATTACTTCTTAGAACTTTCTAATGATGAAGTTGGATTTTATCAGAAAGAAGCAGTTACAGGGGGGCGTTTTACTTGGACTGACGAATTATACTCAAAACGTCATTCTTCTACTTATAAAGAAAATAAATTTTCTTATGGTAATTTTGCTGATCGTGGAGATAGTCGCATCAGCTCAATGCAGTTTAATGCATTAGAAATATTGGGTTTATTATCCGATTCTTCCCCTGAAGATATAAGGCTAAGATACAAAAGTTTGATCAAAAAACATCATCCAGATTTTAATGGGGGGGATCGTGGATCAGAAGAGCGTTTTCAAGCAGTCATTCAGGCTTATAGATTATTGAAACAATCTGGAATGTGCTAA